TTTTCAGAACCTGAGGCCAAAAAATAATCCTTTGCTCCTCTGCACCTAGGAGTTTTTGAAGCCTATGACATGTTTCAAGCCTGTTAAAAATGTACATAATACTTAACATTTTACTTTCTTGTGTAAAATGGAGCATTATTGAAAATTCTCTATATTACAagctatacatactgtatgtgtacAACTAAAGTTCGAACGGTAATGAAACTGCCCACTGTGAAACCTACAGTAGTGGTCATTTAGGCCTATTGTACTTGTATATTTCCAAATTCCACATCTTTTTTGACAATTTTTAGttgcaaaatattagcaaatttggAAACTGTTTTGCATTAGTGTATACCCCTGagcatattttatttttgtggagACATCTGCTGAAATGAATAGGAATATCAATGGGAGAAGAATATATGGATAGCTCCCTGGGCACATGTGGGTTTTCTCTGGGTGGTAGGACCTCCATTTGTGTAATCCATGTAAGCATAAAATGGGCATGATCTGCATGAAGAGAGTAGAAAAAATGGGGGAAATGCCTGGAATTTGAATACCTAAAACATAGTTGTTGGTAAATTCAAGGTATGTAAGCCTCACCCCCAGGGATGTCCCAAAGTCACATGGGAATTCCCACTTATGGGTGGAGATTACATGAGCCCCACCTAATTTCCTGGGACTGTCTCTAAAATTTGGGACATACCCTGCAAACTCAGcactgttggcaactatgaaaTTGCACGTGTACAATTATATACAGTCTGCCTCAGTGGCACTAAACACGGTTTGTCTTAGCTTCCTGAATGCCCGACAAAGGTTGCAACGTCTCCTTAGTTACTGGAGAAAGCACTGCTCTGAAGAACAAACTACTGCTCTATCAAATATAATATTCTGCAAAGGATCAGATTCACCCACCATAGTACCAAAGGATGCCCTGGTGGGTCCAGATTGTTGTGTAATAATGGCACATACAGTACTAAAACACAGCCCTAAGAACCTGCAAAAGACATTCTCAAATGAAGCTGACTTTAGAGCCAACCACTTGCCGCTAAGGTCTATTTCTTataggctgatttacatatatcttAATTCATCTTGATGATACGTGCTTTGTACATTTCATGATAATGATAGTGTAACACTCCAGAGTTGTGTtgctaaactcttttaccccgctgcAATCTGTTAGGAGCATTAACTTTGTCATCTCATTTAATTTTACCTTACATCCTTACAAATGTGCATTGTAAGCCTTGTAAATATATATTGTTGTCattcttcatgttcaccagcagtgtgttagcaaggacttaagttagtttagtgtttctgagctggaatagtacattccagttcagctcccTCCTCTGTGAGCAGATTGGATTACTCCCATATCCTGCATCATGGGGAGGGAAGAAGTTAGTGTTagtgtgtagcccaccccctgctagaggtagggtgtgcatgttaggagttcccagatatagggaatcaagccaggatcttgtctcggctgagacattgatcatcatccccagcctgagctttGCAGTCTCAGCTGGTGGAAGCAGACAATctccagttacaggaagaagcataccctgtgaagataactgtgagtacagaccagagacccaggagaagacatattcctcctcagctagtcagtccccagacagaggaagatagaaagtgcagaagccaagttcctgccacagtttagagctaACAAGTAGACGACCTTTGctgcaaagctccaggtacatgatagagcagaagatatattcctgccaaccattgccaatatctgctgggacctaagactaaagctgtaccttgcttggatgaaagctactctcagtaaagacaagtttgaactttaccaaaggtctagatctcaattactgctacaaatccctctattactcctactagaacCACACTCATTGTATTGCaattgagccaggatccaggagtccatccgtacccaggtaggagacaccgttgacactattgccactaccatacagagacattataccactctggcattcctaacctggtacgtgagttacaacaccttaaagggccctgcgacagtaccctgcgcacgctgcaattggcttcAGGAACAaacaatagactattataccAATATCCTGACCCACTACATAATTTGGCATctgtgtaaccgtaccacggtcctgctcattgcaataGCAACCAACTTTATGATGCAGTTATAGTAGATGCCCACATGTACTTTAGGGTTTAGAGTGGGTCCAAGAAACCTAGTCTGTCACTGGCTAACAGTGTTAAAAATTATGCAATAAATACCACTGCACCTGTTTTCATATAGGAGTGGTAATCTTTTCCTATATAACCCCACCATATATTCATGACGAACAGAAAACATTGCCCCATTTGACCCTAGTTACACCCAGCTGCGTCAGTTGTTCAAATGACGTGAATATGGTATAATCCTAAACGTTCCCATGAATAAACCCCAATAGCCTGTATTATGACCTGCCTTTCATCATGACTGCAGATTGCATACTACTATAGATCACTTATTCTTATTTCATCACCTTTTGAATATAGTTCATTCTGTAAAGTAACTCTGAGTGGTTATAATACTAGGAGTCACACCCTCGTGTCTCATTATCTTCTACTTTAAATGTGAATTATCTTCAGTCATTCCCATATGAGTGAGTTATGAGTCACTGTTGGTTAACTCTTTCCTTAATGCTCACTTTAAGTTATTGTTTTGTTGATAAGTTAATAAAAAAAGATCAATTGGTCAGTTCAATAATAAGAGTATTAGATTATTTCAGCTAGTAACTTCATAATATGATAGGGGTTTATTTTGAGGTGAACCTGTTGACGAAATGTAGGGATGTTTCCATCCTCATGGGTGTAGCTTTGGGAGCtatagaggtagcagtcacatccAACCCTTGGTGACAGGGTTGGTTCTTGTACTGAGAGTAATTTAGCTAATAACAAAAAGTAAACTGGTCAATATACAATTCCCTTATGCTTTGTCAAACGTGATGGTTGGCATCACCATTATTCTGGACCATGAGGTTTAATTTCCATTTCTACATCGATTAGCTCTAAAACCAGCTCCAAGTGAGCTGTTGTGCTCTGTGAACATTAGAGGTCTATTACTATGTCAAAGTCGGAACCTAACAGGGCATCTATTAATTTTCATGCAGGCAAATCCATATATCTAATATTTTCTAACTTTATGGAATCAAAACTAAGAATGAGCTGCGACCAAGGGCGGGCTAGGAATTTAAAGTGGTCATGGAAAAAGACTGAAAGTGGCTCTATGTcataggcaggtccaaatttacTGCAGGTGAGTCCAACACAGGTAGACAGGGATAAGTCAATTGGCTGGGGTCAGCAACACCATAGTGCAGCAGactataccaccccagcagaaccaaagtccactgtgcagcacacaatacagcCCTAGAAAAATACCTCCTTAGAAGCAGCTCCTTTGTGAGGGTACAGTGGCCACCAATCAGGTACCTAAAGatatgatgctctcagcattaattaatgtaggagaatcaggcacttatgcacctggccagcagtcacaggtgccctcctgaattcaactgtatcgccatcctaaGGACGATGATACAATTTCAAACTGTGGtgagggcggcagtattttgtgctgcactgtggtatttggttctttttGGGCACTGCCCACTTCTGCTGTCCCTGCCTacatgtgttggccctgcctacttgtgttgccccgcatTCCggcagtttggacccacctacaacatggggccacttttaggtttttgtCCAGAGCCAATTCCCAGTCTGCCGCTGGATGTTCCAAGCATTACCTGGACATTGTCCCAGctggaagtttccctgtaggatctatggccagtcAAACACTCGCTGAGACCCCAGCAAATTGAGGTCTCTAACTTTTAACAATAGCAGACATTAATTACTAACATCATTTCAGCAGTATAGAAGTGTTAGGTATGGATATGTCATGGATGGTTTAAATCCCTACAAACCTGTTGTTTCTTCCCCTCCAACATTTGCAGTAAATGAGCTCATCCCCTAATATAATTTACTTGTGCAAGCACGTCTGTCCAAATAGCTCTCAAGAACATTTACAACGTCATCAGAAGCACTTGAAATAAGACAgtggtttcagttttttcacAATGCAAATATTAGTCAAATAGGAATTCAAATCAACTGTTTTATCAGTGGGCCAATTTGACCTCAGTGGACCTTtgcagatagatagacaggtgACAGGTTCATCATGAGGAATTATTACCAGATAGTAGTGTTTTATGCATAATTGCTCACCATATTCACAGCTTCTCTGTTGGCTATGCTTATGCATAAAGAGTAGACCTcttttttaataaagttttgCATTCATCTGCGTTCCCTCATTAGCATTTTGTCTATTGTGTATGAAGACCAAAAGGCTCCCCATTTATTTACATGGATATGTGACTTCTACCTGTCCAGTACTCCTGTATCCATCACCTTTCTGGAACAAATTTCAATTAAAGGTAATACACTTTTATACTATTACCCAGGGTAAACTCCTTCATACAAACATCGCTGATTTATTGTGTAAGAGAAATTTCTTATGACTACACTTTTTCTTTACATTGTAGAAACAATGGAGGGAATTTATCAGGCCCTGTACATCACAATTCTATTTTCAAGAAGATATAAAAAGAGggctttatgattttttttgagcttatttgccccccaaaaatgttttacataTTGTATTTATACACCACTCATTTCAGTTTTCAATTTGGGTGGGAAAGTGGCCATAGTTGGGTACTAGCTTCACTCCAGATTTAGCaactgtgggccagatttatcatgactctgacagctcactccactttcacatatggctaaagtcagttttagccaagtcagatttatgatcggccctttaagactgtaataaatgtggtttgacggtagcagctttacaaaagtcgcacatcttcacgaaaaagtcacatgtttttatgaaaaagtcgcatgttctattaaaaagtctcataagataagcatggtcctcactggagtgaaattgcgactttttaagtagtcccaataataaatctttctagagattcatttacataataaaacacgcccactttcagaaaactggcgagcatagtgcagagcagaaaaaagtcgcaaatttgtgcgcagttttagcgtttgggacttttttggggactttttcactccattattctgacctgagctaatgataaatctggccctgtgaCTTTTTGAAAAACAATACAAATTGTCACAATCTTACTCAAACAAAGAGGTGGTGGAGAAAGAGGGGTAACATGTCAAGACAGAAGTGGTAgacttaaagatgcaccaaatttatcaaatataGTGACATGTGATAAATTGGAAGCAAATTATGGCAACACAGACTCAAGAAAAACTGACTACCCTCACAATAAATCCCCTTCAATATATTAGTCATCCAAATTCATCTTTGTATGTACTATTGATTATGTGTCCTGAGACCCAATGGCTTTGAAACCTAATTCATGTTGTATTAGTATAATTCCTCCACATCTATTGAGGGTAAGAAGGTTTGATCTTCAATTTTAAATCCCTCAAGTTTTTAGCAGCAAATCTGAGGTGTCCCAGATATATGAGGCCAGACCAGTAAAATAAATTGTCTGAGGATCACATCAATGTAAATGCCTGTATTCCAAATTAAACTCCCTATGCCTTTCAATGGGGTCAGCCCTTGTGCACTTTTGGTAATCCATAAATGTAGAAATAACTGATTGAGAGGGTATCATAAATTCCACCTCATCCTTATTGACTTGGCCCTCAGATTGTGTCTTACTGTTCAGCTCTTTGAGCTCATGGGAGATTTCCATTGCATTCCCTGATAATTTCTGATATAATGATGTGTCTTGAAGCATGTTAGTACAAAGCTCAATAGCTTTGTGCCTCCCCTTTGTTGGAGGGTTTAATGGTGATATTTGAATCATTCTGTAGGTTTTCAGTGTGGACCATtcttccttaggctactttcacactggagttttggctttctgtttgcgagatccgttcagggctctcacaaacgatccaaaacggatcagttttgacctaatgcattctgaatggaaaaggatcccctcagaatgcatcagtttgcatcagttcagtctctattccactttggagacggacaccaaaatgctgcttgaagCGTTTTAGAGCCCGTCTGATAAAAATGAGCCAaacgacacaatctggcacaatagaaaactgatccgtcccccgttgactttcaatggtgttcaatacGTATCCGTCttcgctatgttaaagataatacaaacggacggTTgtgttatctgaacggatctgtccatgatggatccgcacaaaacgtgagcgtgaaagtagccttagggaggTTGCTCCATCCCCATCTGTTTTCAACTAGTTTTCCAAGTACATAGGTTGCTCAAAAATGTAAATGTTTCCACAATCAGTTGGTGGGGgaatttttgtgtttttagttTTAAGGTttgaatgtgtatttttattggtATCCATAAACCCCTCCTCTAGGAGATCCTGTAAAGTTTTTACAGCAGGTAGATTTCACATCTCATTCTGATATTCCCTACATACAGTCATTTTTTGTCCCCGTTCTGAAAATATTTGAACCATTATAATTTTCTAATAAATAAATACCCACCCCTTATCCAAATGAATGGCTTATATCTTACATTTGGTATGTGTAGGATAGACCTTTTCTAATATAATAGCATCATATCAGTAGATGTGAGTTGGTGTGAAGAAATATTGATAACAGATGATTATGTATACTATATCTGTATTCTTTCAGACTGCAAAGGGGACAGAGAACCTCATGTCAGCAGACGGGGGTGAAAGCAGGCTCCCCGGTGAtgttttgaaaattgtccctgacACAAGGACTCTTTTGGCTTGAGATTGGCTGTCTGCTTTGGTGGATTGCTGGCATCTACTAAAGTCAGTAGGTACCATGTACGACTGGTGACGGTGACACAAGATGATTCACACATAAGTTTAAATAATGCTTTATTAAGTCAAATGATCACAGGCACATCATCTTCAAAGTCAAATTCATTCTTTTAGTCTTGTTAACTTTCCAAGTATGTACTGTTATTATTTCAGTTTAATAGCTTGCACTGTGCAAGGTCCTAAGATGAGCACGGAAAATGGTTTCAATGAAAGCATATTGCATTTGGGTTATTACTGTGTTAGCAATTGATACTTTACACAGATTTTGTATTGGGGCTTCAAGTGACCGCTTTGGTAATGACTAATGTAATAATACATTAAACTTGTTGTAATCAATGCCACTGTTATTAAGTTTAAATGATCAGATCTCTTTGTACATTTCAGAAGGCTATGTCTGTGTTATCATTCAACGGTTGCATTACATCTTCTCTTCAATTTCCTTGACTTCAGTGGAGACCACTTGCCcgtcaatgacattttcaatGATTGTTTTCACCTTCCTCGTTTTGATTGGatctaaaatatttttcattgtaTTAAAAAAACAATAGACAAAAGGAGATCATTATAATGatatgtataataaaataatatcaaTAATATTTTTGTAGGCAAAACACCCCTACTCCAAGCAATCCAAGCCAAAAACTTTCCATACACATTAAATAAAGATGACATAATATATGGGGCAGTCTTACTCTACCCGAAGGCCGATGTTGGAAGATCGCTGTCTCAAAAAAACGTTTAAAACgaaaaaaatctttattacaAAAATTGATAGGGAAAGACCTGTGTACTCAGGTATATTCAAGCTAAAGTAATCAAAGAGGGCCTGGATCGGATACTGGTCACCTCAGTGAAGCCCAACGAATTAGATGACGTCACTGAGAGTATCTCCGTGCGCATACCAGTATGCCCCCAACAACAGTCAGGGACCAGTGCACAGTTGCATGTAATCTGGACAAACAAGGTTCAGCAAACTGCCTATTTCATTGAAATCATAGGAAACCTGTGGCACTGTAACagatacactatatactgtacttaATGTAGCAACTGTCAACTAAGCTGAGCTACTTCAACTTATTTTATCAATTTTTGTAacaattttttgttttagttttatacAGTGATTTGTATTGTATTGTAGAAAGTGAACCTAAGTAACCTATACTTTATATCATCTCTCATGAactagaggacctttcaccagtcctGACATTATCTTGTAAATAGCTGGCTGTGTAGGGCATACTGAAGGCATGTTATATCGCTTACTATCTTCCCTTTGGGCTGATTTATTCCCCCACTGTTCCCCCGTTCTGGTTTCCCACCTGGTGTGTAAATtcataccatcggtacagggaggaggagacggccctGTTTCTCAAGGGAtgtcaccttctccctggctgtgacactctccgctgtgattgagCACAGCGAGGGAACGGAGCAGTGCATATGGAAAGTAGGTACCGATATAACAAGCCTTCACAGCCAGCTATTTATATGATAATGTCAGGATCAGTGAAAGGCCCTCTTTATATCCACTAAACTATACAGTACTATTTACAATTTAGCTAAGTTTATATACTGACATTAATAGTTGGCAAAATGGCACAAAGTATGTCAGGTTTGTGAAAATTGTGCATAGACTAATATATTTGGCAGACGCCTAACTCTTCCTTACACCACCATATATGATTGGCATATGTACACTAAAGTTGCATATCTTTAGTAAGTGTGGTGTAGTTTTAActaaacaaaattaaaaacaaaatgcTTAGCTAAAGGCCACAATGGGTGGAGTTCTTATACACTCAATGTATAAAAAAGATGGTTGATTTCAATTCATTTATTATCAGGTCTTATTGCCTATAGCAGGGGTCCTCAAACTACGGCCACATGCGGCCCGCCGAGGACATTTATCCGGGCCGCCGGGTGTTTTTGCCGCCGCTGCCTGTtcattacttttttttaccaaCATAAGAGATGGACGGTCCGGCAGCCAGACTATCATTGGTGGAAGAGGGAGAGGCGGCGGCCGCCTGAAGCGCTGGATCATGGGAATTGTAGTCCGGCCACAATCAAACTCCTGGCGGCGGGAGGAACCGAACAGCGTagcaggactacaactcccacctcCCAGGACTCAGAGGCAGCCAGGGCATGTGGGAGGGGCCGGCTGGACGTGACTTGCGCGGCAACTTGTGGGCAGTGAACGTCAGGTGCTAACTCGTGGGAGAGAGAGGGCTAGCCATGACAGAGCATCACAGCACAGTCGTTTTGAGCAACAACTTGTTGTTCAATCAAGGCTAAGGTgagacagatcctgacacaaaAGATGACCCTCACATCCCATGGGCACTAATTGGGCCGCGGTGGCAGGCGCTCATTGGGCTGCGCTGGTGAATGGTTTAATGGGCCCTCCAACAGTCTAAGGGACAGTGAACTGGCCCCCTGTTTAAAAAGTTTGAGGACCCCTGGTCTATAGAATCCATCCCAGAAGAGCTTAAGCTGATCTCTGATTTTGGAGAGGGTAGTCCTTCTCAGGTTGTCATTACTCAATAGCTAAACAGATGGAACAACCATGTCAAGGCCAGGTAGAATCCACAGGGTCACCTCCTACGATATGTATGCTGCTGAAGACCGTTTATATTTATGGTAAAAATGACACTGACCATTTTTGGAGTCAATTGAAGATGCCTGTGACTTGGTCTGCTGTACACTGATGGACCTAGGAATATAAAAAATGCATGTTTGAAATTCATCCATCATCTAATGCAGACTACCTTTGATTTGAACCAGTATTGCTGTGATGAATTTTCAATTCGCTTATATTGTATATAACCTTTGAGAGCAGCATTCTACTCGGGTGGTTATATCAAAGAGAATTCACAGTAATTTTAAATTCTGAGTCATTTTACTGTTCTCCCTTACTCCATTTCTCACATAGTATCGGTTTGTGGGTCACACATTGTTCTTACCCGATTTCTCCTTCTAGCAGGCGTCTGTAGGTCTCAATCTCCATCTCTAGCCTGGTCTTGATGTCCAAAAGCCGTAGGTACTCTCCCTTCTGTCTTTCCATATCAGATCTGGCCTGTTGCAGCTGTTCTTCAATGCTGCTGATTTGGCACTGAAGCTGGCTCAGCTGGGCGCAGTAGCGACCTTCTGTCTCTGCTAATGTTCCTTCAAGAGAGTTTTTCTAGGATAGGTACAATTGTAGAAATTAATAGAAATTAATTCTGTACTGAACATATTGTTTGTACATGTTGCAATAAAAGCAATCACAATTGTTATGATTTGGTCTGTATTAACTTACCATTGATATCTGAGCCTGAAGTTCGATTTCAAGACTTTGAAGTGTCCGCTTCAGGTCTGAAATCTCTGATCTGCTTGTCTGGACTTCTTGAACTCCAATGGAGATTTCCTTTTTCAATTCACTGCTCTGTAATGGCATAACATGGTCAGGCAGTTTTATAAAGAAATGTAgataaatgaaaaattacaatgtCAGAAAGTATTATTTAACTGAACAAGTTCTAGATTGTTGGAGCAAGCTTCAAGCAGATGTGGAAGGAAAGTCAACAGTAAGTGAATTAATACATTCATTAGGGCATATTAGATTCACCAAGTGGTCTTTATCTGCCACCAGACTTCATGTTTCTATGAGGAAAAAGTCTACGAAATGAGCTTTACCTTCTTGAGGAACCACTCCTCAGCTTGTTTGCGATTCTTCTCAGCAAGATCTTCATACTCTGCTCTCATGTTAGTCAGAAGTTTAGTGAGATCCACACCTGGCGCAGCATCCATTTCAACATTTACTTGACCAGTGCTACCCTTAAAGGAATCCATCTCCTATGTTGATGAAACAATCATATTAATCACAGTCACAGTTGGTCATAGTCCTATATATTGCATAGATAAAATATTGATTAGAAGTGTAAGCATATTTCTTACCTCTTGGTGGTTCTTCTTGAGGAATGCAAGCTCTTCAGACAAGGACTCAAGCTGCAACTCAAGCTCAGATCTTGAGAGGGTCAGTTCATCCAGCACACGACGGAGTCCATTGATGTCAGTCTCTACACTCTGACGTAAAGCCAGCTCATTCTCATACCTAATGAAAATAATATTCAGATTATAAATATCTAAAATTAATAATATCACTAAGTTTTTTGTATTCTTTACTGTATAGTGGTCTATAGAAACAGATGACTTCCTCAAAGTATTGCTCCCAAATCAGATAGGATAGGCCCCATTTAATCTCTGGAACCCAGAC
The sequence above is a segment of the Bufo gargarizans isolate SCDJY-AF-19 chromosome 6, ASM1485885v1, whole genome shotgun sequence genome. Coding sequences within it:
- the LOC122940323 gene encoding keratin, type I cytoskeletal 12-like, which produces MSYSSGFQIKSSSQKTQSNRGSSYGGFGGFSSASLSGAGFGGGLSSQNANFSYSSSGFGGSDGLLLGGEKQTMQNLNDRLAAYLDKVRALELANSELEKKIREWYEQHHAINNTQSRDYSKYFQVIEDLKSKILIGTTDNARVVLQIDNARLAADDFRMKYENELALRQSVETDINGLRRVLDELTLSRSELELQLESLSEELAFLKKNHQEEMDSFKGSTGQVNVEMDAAPGVDLTKLLTNMRAEYEDLAEKNRKQAEEWFLKKSSELKKEISIGVQEVQTSRSEISDLKRTLQSLEIELQAQISMKNSLEGTLAETEGRYCAQLSQLQCQISSIEEQLQQARSDMERQKGEYLRLLDIKTRLEMEIETYRRLLEGEIGSISVQQTKSQASSIDSKNDPIKTRKVKTIIENVIDGQVVSTEVKEIEEKM